The following proteins come from a genomic window of Dreissena polymorpha isolate Duluth1 chromosome 1, UMN_Dpol_1.0, whole genome shotgun sequence:
- the LOC127875078 gene encoding monocarboxylate transporter 12-like, with the protein MPVDELYKKNESKRRNGSVASVGSVSSSSSISSSSDIVSEDALSYLMPPPPDGGYGWIIVVTAFTINLICDGIGFSFGIMYSELLDYFGESKSFTSWVGSLFYGSCLIGGPLASALATKFGCRRVLMGGGIVAATGTFVSAFASSIGMLCLTFGVITGLGMSMGYVTSLVMVAFYFEDRRAMATGLAVCGSGIGTFVFALLTEFLIGLYGWRGTMIIWSGIMLHLVVCGSLLRPLEFSVEEKKQRALMKFERISRTTSFASFSNAARNLSRHGSHTEGLENEELKFEEGNLDACCHSQIEIPTFIKDNKIDIPIEILKEAQNNRAVLQDYLKTALQTVGSPDSHTNDIMKDFQSNENIKFESNENTQFESNENIKFDTAVTVIDEDAIVKLESNHEVRLDQEPMASCLKKSHHRSSSKERKHSPKPRRQVHMSTYLPLYRRGLFLRGNLAKFTRNAGRVKSNSCPELSRRFDESESDSDDEWECIWRYLHFSKQMKRVLKTMFDPSILLHPLYVIFAISNFILYFWYDVPYIFIVDRAVELGMDEKRASLLISVLGIVNTFGQITYGFMGDKNINLSVLYGCSLMSCGVAILIVPFFTEFAPLAVTSALFGFFISANYSLSTVILVEYLGIDKLSNAYGLTMLVQGIANLIGPPLAALFHDSFHSYDLTFFVGGGFIVLAGNLLLIVPIMRKCRSQLRFDEATRVCTLYNAQLSIPAEEDESDTKELEQVANGNGSVHSALLVDKHTTFNDTAV; encoded by the exons ATGCCGGTCGACGAATTGTACAAGAAAAATGAAAGCAAACGACGAAATGGCTCGGTTGCCAGTGTTGGTAGtgtcagcagtagcagcagcatcagtagcagcagtgaCATTGTCTCAGAAGATGCACTGTCATATCTTATGCCACCACCACCGGATGGTGGTTACGGTTGGATAATTGTTGTTACTGCATTCACTATCAACTTGATTTGCGATGGTATAGGATTTTCCTTTGGAATTATGTACAGTGAGCTCTTGGATTACTTTGGCGAGAGTAAGAGCTTCACATCATGGGTAGGCTCGTTGTTTTATGGGTCTTGCCTCATTGGTGGGCCATTGGCTAGTGCTCTTGCCACCAAGTTTGGTTGCCGACGAGTGTTGATGGGCGGTGGTATTGTGGCTGCAACGGGAACCTTTGTCAGTGCGTTTGCCTCGAGCATTGGTATGTTGTGTTTAACATTCGGTGTCATCACTGGTCTTGGTATGTCAATGGGGTATGTGACCTCACTAGTTATggttgcattttattttgagGATAGAAGAGCAATGGCTACTGGGTTAGCTGTGTGTGGTTCTGGTATAGGAACATTTGTATTTGCACTTTTGACTGAATTCTTGATTGGACTTTATGGTTGGAGAGGGACAATGATTATTTGGAGTGGTATAATGTTGCATTTAGTGGTTTGTGGATCGCTTTTGCGACCATTGGAGTTTTCTGTTGAGGAAAAGAAACAAAGAGCTTTGATGAAATTTGAACGTATTTCCAGAACAACGTCTTTTGCAAGTTTTTCAAATGCTGCCAGAAACTTGAGTCGACATGGTAGCCATACAGAGGGTTTGGAAAATGAGGAATTGAAGTTTGAAGAAGGCAATTTAGACGCATGTTGTCATTCACAAATTGAGATTCCAACTTTTATCAAGGATAACAAAATTGACATTCCGATTGAAATTTTAAAGGAGGCACAAAACAATAGGGCGGTTCTGCAAGATTACCTGAAGACAGCTTTACAGACTGTTGGAAGTCCAGATAGTCACACCAATGATATCATGAAAGACTTTCAGAGCaatgaaaacattaaatttgAGAGCAATGAAAACACTCAATTTGAGAGCaatgaaaacattaaatttgATACAGCAGTTACAGTAATAGATGAGGATGCCATTGTAAAACTAGAATCCAACCATGAGGTGCGACTCGATCAAGAGCCAATGGCAAGTTGCTTGAAAAAGTCCCATCACAGGTCAAGCTCGAAAGAACGTAAACACTCACCCAAACCCAGGAGGCAAGTCCATATGAGCACATACCTACCTCTGTATAGAAGAGGTTTGTTCTTGAGGGGTAACCTGGCCAAGTTCACCAGAAATGCTGGCCGGGTGAAATCGAATAGTTGCCCGGAGCTGTCACGCAGATTTGATGAGAGTGAAAGTGATTCTGATGATGAATGGGAATGTATTTGGAGGTACTTACATTTCAGCAAACAGATGAAACGTGTGCTGAAAACTATGTTCGATCCATCAATTCTGTTGCACCCTCTGTATGTGATATTTGCAATATCAAACTTCATTTTGTATTTCTGGTATGACGTTCCTTATATTTTCATTGTCGACCGAGCTGTTGAACTTGGCATGGACGAAAAAAGGGCATCCCTTCTCATCTCCGTACTTGGCATCGTCAACACTTTTGGGCAGATAACGTATGGTTTTATGGGAGACAAGAACATTAACCTTAGTGTTTTGTATGGCTGTTCACTGATGTCATGTGGGGTGGCGATCCTGATTGTTCCTTTCTTCACAGAGTTTGCACCGCTGGCTGTCACCTCTGCTTTGTTTGGGTTTTTCATAAGTGCCAATTACTCCCTCAGCACAGTGATCCTGGTGGAATACTTGGGCATTGACAAGCTGTCCAATGCCTATGGACTCACCATGCTGGTGCAGGGTATTGCAAACCTGATTGGCCCTCCTTTGGCAG CACTTTTCCACGACTCCTTTCACTCATATGACCTGACGTTCTTTGTGGGAGGCGGGTTCATAGTGCTAGCGGGCAACCTGCTGTTGATTGTACCCATCATGAGGAAGTGCCGGTCCCAGCTGCGGTTCGATGAGGCGACACGGGTGTGCACACTCTATAACGCCCAATTGAGCATCCCTGCCGAGGAGGACGAATCAGACACTAAAGAGTTGGAACAGGTCGCTAATGGCAACGGTTCAGTACACTCGGCACTGCTTGTTGATAAACATACTACATTCAACGATACTGCAGTGTAA